A section of the Labrus mixtus chromosome 15, fLabMix1.1, whole genome shotgun sequence genome encodes:
- the LOC132989381 gene encoding cytosolic sulfotransferase 3-like, with amino-acid sequence MDSLRPELIEFHGVFMSHYFTDNWDNVQNFEARPDDIVIATYPKAGTTWVSYILDLLYFGQTNPERQSSIPIYDRVPFLEIFVPSIDTGKDLADRLPTSPRLIKTHFPVQFVPKSFWEQNCRIVYVARNAKDNMVSYFHFDRMNNVQPEPGDWSSYFHRFMEGKTVFGSWYDHVSGWWEKKQSYSNLHYMFYEDLIEDTGREIDKLCNFLGMSPSAEEMERVTGSVQFDNMKKNSMANYSTLPVMDFKISPFMRKGKVGDWKNHFTVAQNEEFDEDYKRKMKDPSLQFRTEI; translated from the exons ATGGATTCACTTCGACCAGAACTGATTGAATTCCATGGAGTCTTCATGTCCCACTATTTCACGGACAACTGGGACAACGTTCAAAACTTTGAGGCAAGGCCGGATGACATAGTTATTGCAACATACCCCAAAGCAG GAACCACATGGGTCTCCTACATTCTTGACCTGCTGTATTTCGGTCAAACAAACCCAGAGCGTCAGTCATCCATCCCAATATATGATCGAGTGCCTTTCTTGGAGATATTCGTCCCATCGATTGATACAG GAAAAGACCTAGCAGACCGGCTCCCAACCTCTCCTCGGCTCATTAAGACTCATTTCCCAGTTCAGTTTGTGCCAAAGTCCTTTTGGGAGCAGAATTGCAGG ATAGTCTACGTGGCACGCAATGCCAAAGACAACATGGTCTCCTACTTTCACTTTGACCGCATGAATAATGTTCAGCCAGAGCCCGGAGACTGGAGCAGCTACTTCCACAGATTCATGGAGGGAAAGA CTGTGTTTGGATCCTGGTATGACCATGTGAGCGGCTGGTGGGAGAAGAAGCAGTCTTATTCAAACCTCCATTACATGTTCTACGAGGATCTGATTGag GATACTGGACGGGAAATAGACAAACTCTGCAACTTTCTGGGTATGTCTCCCTCAGCTGAGGAGATGGAAAGAGTCACAGGAAGTGTTCAGTTtgataacatgaaaaagaacagCATGGCCAACTACTCTACGCTCCCTGTAATGGATTTTAAAATCTCTCCTTTCATGAGAAAAG GAAAAGTTGGTGACTGGAAGAACCACTTCACTGTGGCCCAGAACGAAGAGTTTGATGAAGACTACAAGAGAAAGATGAAGGACCCCTCACTGCAGTTCCGCACAGAAATTTGA
- the LOC132989380 gene encoding cytosolic sulfotransferase 1-like: protein MEQIPRPTVFDFHGVSMTKYFTDNWDNIQNFQARPDDILIATYPKAGTTWVSYILDLLYFGKTCPERQETVPIQERVPFLEIIIPSVFTGKDMADQLPTTPRLIKTHLPVQFIPKSFWEQNSRIVYVARNAKDSAVSYFHFGRMNSLQPEPGDWSSFLQDFIDGKVVFGSWFDHVNGWWEKKQTHSKLLYLFYEDLIEDAGREIDQLCSFLGLSFSAEEKQSVVTEVKFDSMKQNKMTNYSTTTIMNQKVSPFMRKGQVGDWKNHFTVAQDEQFNEVYKQKMRNPAPQFRTEV from the exons ATGGAGCAGATACCTAGGCCAACAGTGTTTGACTTTCATGGAGTTTCCATGACCAAATACTTCACTGACAACTGGGACAACATACAGAACTTCCAAGCAAGACCAGATGATATCCTTATAGCTACGTATCCTAAAGCAG GAACCACGTGGGTCTCTTACATCCTGGATCTTCTTTATTTTGGGAAGACATGTCCAGAGCGTCAGGAGACCGTTCCTATTCAAGAGAGAGTGCCCTTTCTGGAGATCATTATACCATCGGTTTTCACAG GTAAAGACATGGCAGACCAGCTTCCTACCACTCCTCGTCTCATTAAAACTCATCTTCCTGTCCAGTTCATACCAAAGTCTTTCTGGGAACAAAACAGCAGG ATCGTCTATGTGGCTCGCAATGCAAAGGACAGTGCAGTGTCCTATTTCCACTTTGGCCGTATGAACAGCCTCCAGCCAGAACCAGGGGACTGGAGCAGCTTTCTGCAGGATTTTATAGATGGAAAGG TGGTGTTTGGATCGTGGTTTGACCATGTGAACGGCTGGTGGGAGAAGAAACAGACTCACTCAAAACTTCTCTACCTGTTCTATGAAGATCTGATTGAG GACGCTGGACGAGAGATAGATCAACTCTGTTCCTTCCTTGGTTTGTCTTTCTCCGCTGAGGAGAAGCAGAGTGTTGTAACTGAGGTCAAGTTTGACagtatgaaacaaaacaaaatgaccaACTACTCCACTACCACAATTATGAATCAGAAGGTGTCTCCTTTCATGAGAAAAG GTCAAGTTGGTGACTGGAAGAACCATTTCACTGTGGCCCAGGATGAGCAGTTTAATGAGGTATACAAGCAGAAAATGAGGAATCCTGCACCGCAGTTTCGCACTGAAGTGTAG